One window of Trifolium pratense cultivar HEN17-A07 linkage group LG5, ARS_RC_1.1, whole genome shotgun sequence genomic DNA carries:
- the LOC123885554 gene encoding protein PLANT CADMIUM RESISTANCE 7-like codes for MYNGAQIPNINDPPTGKWTTGLFDCCEDYENCCFTCWCRHLTFGWNVEIIDQGRTSATKARSKFCVYGSFGLGSIYSYKFRSGLRALYNLPEEPCNDCCVHCWCSLCAICQEYRELKNRGLDPSKGWKANEGKMKTNLVPPQVEMDMSR; via the exons ATGTATAATGGTGCACAAATTCCTAACATTAATGATCCACCAACTGGAAAATGGACAACAGGTTTATTTGATTGCTGTGAAGATTATGAAAATT GTTGTTTTACTTGTTGGTGTCGACATTTGACCTTTGGTTGGAATGTTGAGATCATAGACCAAGGAAGAACAT CTGCTACAAAAGCACGGTCGAAATTTTGTGTGTATGGTTCTTTTGGACTTGGAAgcatatattcatacaaatttAGAAGTGGACTAAGAGCCCTATACAATTTACCAGAAGAACCATGCAATGATTGTTGTGTTCACTGTTGGTGTTCTCTTTGTGCTATTTGTCAAGAGTATAGAGAACTTAAAAATCGTGGACTCGATCCTTCAAAAG GTTGGAAAGCAAATGAGGGGAAAATGAAAACCAACCTAGTGCCTCCTCAAGTTGAAATGGACATGAGTCGCTAG
- the LOC123884162 gene encoding probable 3-beta-hydroxysteroid-Delta(8),Delta(7)-isomerase encodes MAESQTSQDVVHPHPYVPRDLNLPGYIPCFLSQSNILSIYASFTISVFAVTWIFSGRLKKTTVDRLLIFWWAFTGLTHFVLEGYFAFTPEFYKDNTGFYLAEVWKEYSKGDSRYAARDAGVVTVEGLTAVLEGPASLLAVYAIATGKPYSYILQFAVSLGQLYGTAVYFITAILEGDNFSTNSFYYYAYYIGANFSWIVIPSIICIRCWRKIVAAVQVQNQTKKTKVR; translated from the exons ATGGCGGAATCTCAAACGTCACAAGATGTTGTTCATCCTCATCCCTACGTTCCACGAGACTTGAATCTTCCTGGCTACATTCCTTGTTTCCTCTCTCAATCAAACATTCTCTCTATCTATGCCTCTTTCACTATCAGCGTCTTTGCAGTCACATGGATCTTCTCAG GACGCCTCAAGAAAACAACAGTCGACAGGCTGCTAATTTTCTGGTGGGCTTTCACAGGTCTCACACACTTCGTTCTTGAGGGTTACTTCGCTTTCACACCTGAGTTTTACAAAGATAATACTGGCTTCTACCTTGCTGAAGTTT GGAAGGAATATAGCAAAGGGGACTCAAGATATGCAGCAAGGGATGCAGGGGTGGTCACTGTTGAAGGACTAACAGCAGTTTTGGAGGGTCCAGCTAGTCTTCTTGCAGT ATACGCAATAGCTACCGGGAAACCATACAGCTACATTCTTCAATTTGCAGTTTCTTTAGGTCAGCTTTATGGAACTGCTGTATATTTTATAACAGCGATTTTGGAAGGCGATAATTTTTCTACAAATTCATTTTACTACTATGCATACTACATTGGAGCAAATTTCTCTTGGATTGTAATACCCTCGATCATCTGCATACGGTGCTGGAGGAAGATTGTTGCTGCAGTTCAAGTTCAAAACCAGACAAAAAAGACTAAAGTTCGTTGA
- the LOC123884159 gene encoding cytochrome P450 CYP736A12-like isoform X1, translated as MLPLTLAITSILFLIFTLILFHPKHQHNKKHPPGPKPLPIIGNLHILGKLPHRTLQSLAKKHGSIMSLKLGKIPTIIVSSPKSAEQFLKTHDNIFASRPKLQVSEHMFYGGKGLGLAPYGAYWRNMKKLCTLHLLSGSKVEMFAPLRSEEVRMLLKSVEKAVTLGEVVNLTEMVGEVIANITYKMVFGYNKDSDLDLKGLIRDAMNLAGTFNLADFLPWLTIFDLQCMLFNQGLTSRMKKTSKAFDQIVEKIINDHEHDMKKDPHHKDFIDILLSLMHQSMDPNDEEQNHAIDRTNIKAIILDMIGGALDSSSATIEWAMSELLKHPNVMKKLQNELENVVGVNSNVKENDFENLPYLNMVIKETLRLYPAGPLLGPRECLKDVTIDGYYIKKNSRIIINAWALGRDPNVWTNNSDMFYPERFVNSNVDLRGHDFQLIPFGYGRRGCPGIQLGLNMVRLVVAQLVHCFDWELPFGMSSNDLDMTEKFGLSMPRCNDLLAVPTTRRQKFDI; from the exons ATGTTACCTCTAACATTAGCTATAACTTCCATACTCTTTCTAATATTCACTTTGATTCTATTTCATCCAAAACACCAACATAATAAAAAACATCCACCTGGTCCTAAACCTTTGCCAATTATTGGCAACCTCCACATCCTAGGAAAACTCCCACATCGTACCCTTCAATCACTTGCCAAAAAACATGGATCAATCATGTCCTTAAAACTAGGAAAAATTCCAACCATTATAGTTTCATCCCCCAAATCAGCTGAACAATTCCTCAAAACCCATGACAATATTTTTGCTAGTAGACCAAAACTTCAAGTCTCGGAACACATGTTTTACGGCGGAAAAGGATTGGGTTTAGCTCCATATGGTGCCTATTGGCGCAATATGAAGAAACTTTGTACTTTGCATCTTTTGAGTGGCTCGAAAGTTGAGATGTTTGCACCTTTGAGAAGCGAGGAAGTGAGGATGTTGTTGAAGTCCGTTGAGAAAGCTGTGACTTTAGGTGAAGTTGTGAATCTCACTGAAATGGTTGGTGAGGTTATAGCGAATATTACTTATAAGATGGTTTTTGGATATAATAAGGATAGTGATTTGGATTTAAAGGGACTTATTCGCGACGCAATGAATTTGGCTGGAACTTTTAATTTGGCTGATTTTTTGCCTTGGCTAACCATATTTGATCTTCAG TGTATGCTTTTCAATCAGGGACTAACAAGTCGAATGAAGAAAACAAGTAAGGCATTTGACCAAATAGTGGAGAAGATAATCAATGATCATGAGCATGACATGAAAAAAGATCCACACCATAAGGATTTTATAGACATATTACTTTCATTAATGCATCAATCAATGGATCCTAATGATGAAGAACAAAACCATGCCATTGATAGAACTAATATCAAAGCTATTATATTAGATATGATTGGTGGAGCATTAGACTCATCTTCAGCAACAATTGAATGGGCCATGTCTGAACTTTTGAAGCATCCAAATGTGAtgaaaaaacttcaaaatgaGCTAGAAAATGTGGTGGGTGTGAATAGCAATGTGAAGGAAAATGACTTTGAAAATTTACCTTATCTTAATATGGTGATAAAGGAGACATTAAGATTATATCCGGCTGGACCATTGTTAGGACCTCGTGAGTGTCTAAAAGATGTTACAATCGATGGTTACTACATAAAGAAAAATTCTAGGATAATAATTAATGCTTGGGCATTAGGGAGAGATCCTAATGTTTGGACGAATAATTCTGACATGTTTTATCCAGAAAGATTTGTGAATAGTAATGTAGATCTTCGAGGACATGATTTTCAACTTATACCATTTGGATATGGTCGTAGAGGGTGTCCTGGAATTCAATTGGGCCTAAATATGGTTAGGCTTGTTGTGGCTCAATTGGTACATTGCTTTGATTGGGAACTTCCATTTGGTATGTCTTCTAATGACTTGGATATGACTGAGAAATTTGGACTCTCAATGCCAAGATGTAACGACTTGCTCGCGGTGCCAACAACTCGAAGACAAAAGTTTgatatatag
- the LOC123884159 gene encoding cytochrome P450 CYP736A12-like isoform X2, with amino-acid sequence MLPLTLAITSILFLIFTLILFHPKHQHNKKHPPGPKPLPIIGNLHILGKLPHRTLQSLAKKHGSIMSLKLGKIPTIIVSSPKSAEQFLKTHDNIFASRPKLQVSEHMFYGGKGLGLAPYGAYWRNMKKLCTLHLLSGSKVEMFAPLRSEEVRMLLKSVEKAVTLGEVVNLTEMVGEVIANITYKMVFGYNKDSDLDLKGLIRDAMNLAGTFNLADFLPWLTIFDLQGLTSRMKKTSKAFDQIVEKIINDHEHDMKKDPHHKDFIDILLSLMHQSMDPNDEEQNHAIDRTNIKAIILDMIGGALDSSSATIEWAMSELLKHPNVMKKLQNELENVVGVNSNVKENDFENLPYLNMVIKETLRLYPAGPLLGPRECLKDVTIDGYYIKKNSRIIINAWALGRDPNVWTNNSDMFYPERFVNSNVDLRGHDFQLIPFGYGRRGCPGIQLGLNMVRLVVAQLVHCFDWELPFGMSSNDLDMTEKFGLSMPRCNDLLAVPTTRRQKFDI; translated from the exons ATGTTACCTCTAACATTAGCTATAACTTCCATACTCTTTCTAATATTCACTTTGATTCTATTTCATCCAAAACACCAACATAATAAAAAACATCCACCTGGTCCTAAACCTTTGCCAATTATTGGCAACCTCCACATCCTAGGAAAACTCCCACATCGTACCCTTCAATCACTTGCCAAAAAACATGGATCAATCATGTCCTTAAAACTAGGAAAAATTCCAACCATTATAGTTTCATCCCCCAAATCAGCTGAACAATTCCTCAAAACCCATGACAATATTTTTGCTAGTAGACCAAAACTTCAAGTCTCGGAACACATGTTTTACGGCGGAAAAGGATTGGGTTTAGCTCCATATGGTGCCTATTGGCGCAATATGAAGAAACTTTGTACTTTGCATCTTTTGAGTGGCTCGAAAGTTGAGATGTTTGCACCTTTGAGAAGCGAGGAAGTGAGGATGTTGTTGAAGTCCGTTGAGAAAGCTGTGACTTTAGGTGAAGTTGTGAATCTCACTGAAATGGTTGGTGAGGTTATAGCGAATATTACTTATAAGATGGTTTTTGGATATAATAAGGATAGTGATTTGGATTTAAAGGGACTTATTCGCGACGCAATGAATTTGGCTGGAACTTTTAATTTGGCTGATTTTTTGCCTTGGCTAACCATATTTGATCTTCAG GGACTAACAAGTCGAATGAAGAAAACAAGTAAGGCATTTGACCAAATAGTGGAGAAGATAATCAATGATCATGAGCATGACATGAAAAAAGATCCACACCATAAGGATTTTATAGACATATTACTTTCATTAATGCATCAATCAATGGATCCTAATGATGAAGAACAAAACCATGCCATTGATAGAACTAATATCAAAGCTATTATATTAGATATGATTGGTGGAGCATTAGACTCATCTTCAGCAACAATTGAATGGGCCATGTCTGAACTTTTGAAGCATCCAAATGTGAtgaaaaaacttcaaaatgaGCTAGAAAATGTGGTGGGTGTGAATAGCAATGTGAAGGAAAATGACTTTGAAAATTTACCTTATCTTAATATGGTGATAAAGGAGACATTAAGATTATATCCGGCTGGACCATTGTTAGGACCTCGTGAGTGTCTAAAAGATGTTACAATCGATGGTTACTACATAAAGAAAAATTCTAGGATAATAATTAATGCTTGGGCATTAGGGAGAGATCCTAATGTTTGGACGAATAATTCTGACATGTTTTATCCAGAAAGATTTGTGAATAGTAATGTAGATCTTCGAGGACATGATTTTCAACTTATACCATTTGGATATGGTCGTAGAGGGTGTCCTGGAATTCAATTGGGCCTAAATATGGTTAGGCTTGTTGTGGCTCAATTGGTACATTGCTTTGATTGGGAACTTCCATTTGGTATGTCTTCTAATGACTTGGATATGACTGAGAAATTTGGACTCTCAATGCCAAGATGTAACGACTTGCTCGCGGTGCCAACAACTCGAAGACAAAAGTTTgatatatag
- the LOC123884400 gene encoding probable 3-beta-hydroxysteroid-Delta(8),Delta(7)-isomerase, giving the protein MTFETVCKSLRNNYDMFTRKEYSKGDSRYAARDAGIVTVEILTALLEGPASLLAVYAIATGKSYSYILQFAISLGQLYGIAVYYITAILEGDNFSTNSFYYYAYFIGANVPWIVIPSIISIRCWRKIVAAFQVQSQTKKTKVR; this is encoded by the exons atgactTTTGAGACTGTTTGCAAAAGCTTAAGAAACAATTATGACATGTTCACAA GGAAGGAATATAGCAAAGGAGATTCGAGGTACGCGGCAAGGGATGCAGGGATAGTAACTGTTGAAATACTAACAGCACTTTTGGAAGGTCCAGCTAGTCTTCTTGCAGT ATATGCAATAGCTACTGGAAAATCATACAGCTACATTCTTCAATTTGCAATTTCTTTGGGCCAGCTGTACGGAATTGCTGTATATTATATAACAGCGATTTTGGAAGGCGATAATTTTTCTACAAATTCATTTTACTACTATGCATACTTCATTGGAGCAAATGTCCCTTGGATTGTAATACCCTCGATCATCTCCATCCGCTGCTGGAGGAAGATTGTTGCTGCGTTTCAAGTTCAAAGCCAAACAAAAAAGACTAAAGTTCGTTGA
- the LOC123884401 gene encoding cytochrome P450 CYP736A12-like, giving the protein MTTLSSGIDRTNIKAIILDMIGGALDSSSATIEWAMSELLKHPNVMKKLQNELENVVGVNSNVKENDFENLPYLNMVIKETLRLYPAGPLLGPRECLKDVTIDGYYIKKNSRIIINAWALGRDPNVWTNNSDMFYPERFVNSNVDLRGHDFQLIPFGSGRRGCPGIQLGLNMVRLVVAQLVHCFDWELPFGMSSNDLDMTEKFGLSMPRCNDLLAVPTTRRQKFDI; this is encoded by the exons ATGACA ACTCTATCAAGTGGCATTGATAGAACTAATATCAAAGCTATTATATTAGATATGATTGGTGGAGCATTAGACTCATCTTCAGCAACAATTGAATGGGCCATGTCTGAACTTTTGAAGCATCCAAATGTGAtgaaaaaacttcaaaatgaGCTAGAAAATGTGGTGGGTGTGAATAGCAATGTGAAGGAAAATGACTTTGAAAATTTACCTTATCTTAATATGGTGATAAAGGAGACATTAAGATTATATCCGGCTGGACCATTGTTAGGACCTCGTGAGTGTCTAAAAGATGTTACAATCGATGGTTACTACATAAAGAAAAATTCTAGGATAATAATTAATGCTTGGGCATTAGGGAGAGATCCTAATGTTTGGACGAATAATTCTGACATGTTTTATCCAGAAAGATTTGTGAATAGTAATGTAGATCTTCGAGGACATGATTTTCAACTTATACCATTTGGATCGGGTCGTAGAGGGTGTCCTGGAATTCAATTGGGCCTAAATATGGTTAGGCTTGTTGTGGCTCAATTGGTACATTGTTTTGATTGGGAACTTCCATTTGGTATGTCTTCTAATGACTTGGATATGACTGAGAAATTTGGACTCTCAATGCCAAGATGTAACGACTTGCTCGCGGTGCCAACAACTCGAAGACAAAAGTTTGatatatag
- the LOC123884163 gene encoding probable 3-beta-hydroxysteroid-Delta(8),Delta(7)-isomerase: protein MILEGYFVFTPEFFKDNTSFHLAESWKEYSKGDSRYTARDAGIVTVEILTALLEGPASLLAVYAIATGKSYSYILQFAISLGQLYGIAVYYITAILEGDNFSTNSFYYYAYFIGANVPWIVIPSIISIRCWRKIVAAFQVQSQTKKTKVR, encoded by the exons ATGATTCTTGAGGGTTACTTTGTTTTTACACCAGAGTTTTTCAAGGATAATACCAGTTTCCACCTTGCTGAATCTT GGAAGGAATATAGCAAAGGAGATTCGAGGTACACGGCAAGGGATGCAGGGATAGTAACTGTTGAAATACTAACAGCACTTTTGGAAGGTCCAGCTAGTCTTCTTGCAGT ATATGCAATAGCTACTGGAAAATCATACAGCTACATTCTTCAATTTGCAATTTCTTTGGGCCAGCTGTACGGAATTGCTGTATATTATATAACAGCGATTTTGGAAGGCGATAATTTTTCTACAAATTCATTTTACTACTATGCATACTTCATTGGAGCAAATGTCCCTTGGATTGTAATACCCTCGATCATCTCCATCCGCTGCTGGAGGAAGATTGTTGCTGCGTTTCAAGTTCAAAGCCAAACAAAAAAGACTAAAGTTCGTTGA